In a genomic window of Moritella sp. F3:
- the rplU gene encoding 50S ribosomal protein L21, translated as MYAVFLSGGKQHRVAEGQTLRLELLDVEAGSSIEFNEVLMVANGENIEVGAPYLEGKKITAEVVSHGRADKVKILKFRRRKHSRKQMGHRQWFTEVKITKIA; from the coding sequence ATGTATGCTGTTTTCCTAAGCGGTGGCAAACAACACCGCGTTGCTGAAGGTCAAACTCTTCGTCTAGAACTTCTAGACGTTGAAGCTGGTTCAAGCATCGAATTTAACGAAGTATTAATGGTAGCTAACGGCGAGAATATCGAAGTTGGCGCACCTTACCTTGAAGGTAAAAAAATCACTGCTGAAGTGGTATCTCATGGTCGTGCGGACAAGGTTAAAATCCTTAAATTCCGTCGTCGTAAGCACTCTCGTAAACAGATGGGTCACCGTCAATGGTTTACAGAAGTTAAGATTACTAAAATCGCTTAA
- a CDS encoding helix-turn-helix transcriptional regulator, with amino-acid sequence MPKLESQCCPEPQCSAELPALDDKHIASLAHLFHLLGDEGRIRLVLACMAGPVAVSELSAVSGMSQSLTSHHLRHLREARILRSERQGKQILYRLDDHHIRHVVHDLACHVTEH; translated from the coding sequence ATGCCAAAATTAGAATCTCAATGCTGCCCAGAACCGCAGTGTAGTGCAGAACTGCCAGCGTTGGATGATAAGCATATTGCCTCACTAGCGCATTTGTTTCACTTACTAGGTGATGAAGGGCGTATTCGTTTAGTGCTTGCTTGCATGGCGGGGCCTGTTGCTGTATCTGAATTATCAGCCGTGTCTGGTATGTCACAATCATTAACCAGTCATCATTTACGTCACTTACGTGAAGCGCGTATTTTACGCTCTGAACGTCAAGGTAAACAAATACTCTATCGACTTGATGATCATCATATTCGTCACGTTGTTCATGATCTTGCGTGCCACGTTACTGAGCATTAA
- a CDS encoding HD domain-containing protein translates to MRNLFIEFLTQLGSDDRAHDIDHIERVVATARQLADSEGADLAILEPAAWLHDCVAVAKDHPQRKQASLLAADCAVEFLQQIDYPAQYHKAIHHAIVAHSFSANISPETLEAKILQDADRMDALGAIGIARCILVGGKLNRQLYSSIDPLCETREPDDSVYTLDHFFTKLLTLGDSMKTQAAKAEAQRRSVYMRDFLAQLQSELLTSK, encoded by the coding sequence ATGCGAAACCTGTTTATTGAATTTCTAACACAGTTGGGGAGCGATGACCGTGCCCATGATATCGATCATATTGAACGTGTTGTCGCAACCGCGAGACAACTTGCTGATAGCGAAGGTGCAGACCTAGCGATCTTAGAGCCTGCTGCGTGGTTACATGATTGTGTTGCTGTTGCCAAAGATCACCCACAACGTAAGCAAGCCTCATTGTTAGCAGCTGATTGCGCTGTTGAATTTCTACAACAGATTGATTATCCTGCGCAATATCACAAGGCAATTCACCACGCGATTGTTGCTCATAGTTTTAGTGCCAATATCAGCCCTGAAACTTTAGAAGCTAAAATACTGCAAGACGCAGATCGTATGGATGCGTTAGGCGCGATAGGTATTGCCCGCTGTATTTTAGTTGGCGGTAAACTGAATCGTCAGCTTTATAGTAGTATCGATCCATTATGTGAAACGCGTGAACCTGATGACAGTGTGTATACGTTAGACCACTTCTTTACCAAGCTATTAACGCTCGGTGATAGCATGAAAACACAAGCCGCCAAGGCTGAAGCTCAGCGTCGTAGTGTGTATATGCGTGATTTTTTAGCACAGCTGCAGTCGGAATTATTGACATCGAAATAG
- a CDS encoding zinc/cadmium/mercury/lead-transporting ATPase, giving the protein MSCKGSTVSKTTVSKDTASKTAPIAVKSNQGCCDNDHSKTHVHEHQHTDEHQVSTSSSDSCCARTESNEIIADDEEPESSSLTTRLSWLVKGMDCPSCARKVEKAVQALPQVQQCRVAFATEKLLVDIKKEVNTDAVDSIKQQVTDAVVKAGFKLQEVGKKATDVAEETSLSQSLREHWHAITLVSAIVIAAILTQFNSEASQWLFTFASVFGVIPVINRSIKLARSGTPFAIETLMSVATVGALILGETAESAMVLVLFMIGEKLESYAAGKARKGVKSLMSLVPEDATTIVGDKRVVVSASDLQPGDIIEIKPGDRLPADGALLASGISFDESALTGESVPVEHQAEDIVMAGSLAVNRVALLRVVSESGNNAIDRILHLIEEAEENKAPIERFLDGFSRWYTPAMMLLALAVVVVPPLLFGGDWTEWVYKGLTLLLIACPCALVISTPAAVTSALSASSKRGVLVKGGAALEQIGRIQQIAFDKTGTLTQGVPEVTSVVSFIDDESKVLQLAASIEQTSNHPLATAILTHAERQSVPLLTVSNDQTLAGLGVQGEVQHDGETQLIKLLAPHHMTAKLAELTHVKTAIEDLENKGNTTVVVLQDEQVIGLVALADSIREDARQAIEELQRLGINTVMLTGDNRRTAKVIADSLGMEYRAELLPEDKSRIVGELSQDKDTAMVGDGINDAPAMKSASLGIAMGGGTDVALEAADVALMHNRLVELPQMVELGQATLTNIKQNIGLAVGLKAVFLVTTLLGMTGLWVAILADSGATALVTANALRLLRK; this is encoded by the coding sequence ATGTCATGTAAAGGCAGCACTGTTTCTAAAACAACAGTCTCTAAAGACACTGCATCGAAAACAGCACCAATAGCAGTAAAATCAAATCAGGGATGTTGTGATAACGATCACAGCAAAACCCACGTCCATGAACATCAACATACTGATGAACATCAAGTCAGTACCAGCAGTAGCGACTCTTGCTGCGCACGCACAGAATCAAATGAGATTATTGCTGATGACGAGGAGCCCGAGTCCAGTAGTTTAACTACCCGTTTATCTTGGTTAGTGAAAGGCATGGACTGTCCTAGTTGTGCCCGTAAAGTAGAAAAAGCCGTTCAAGCATTACCACAAGTACAACAATGTCGAGTTGCATTCGCCACTGAAAAGCTACTTGTTGATATCAAAAAAGAAGTCAATACAGATGCCGTTGATAGCATCAAGCAGCAAGTTACTGATGCAGTGGTTAAAGCCGGATTCAAATTACAAGAAGTCGGTAAAAAAGCGACAGACGTTGCTGAAGAGACCTCATTATCACAAAGTCTACGCGAACATTGGCATGCGATCACGTTAGTCAGTGCAATTGTTATCGCAGCGATCTTAACGCAATTTAACAGTGAAGCGAGTCAGTGGTTATTTACCTTCGCCAGTGTATTTGGTGTTATCCCTGTTATTAACCGTTCGATTAAATTAGCACGTTCAGGTACCCCGTTTGCCATCGAAACCTTGATGTCAGTTGCGACTGTCGGTGCGCTTATCTTAGGGGAAACAGCTGAATCGGCAATGGTACTCGTGTTATTCATGATCGGTGAAAAACTGGAATCATATGCAGCGGGGAAGGCACGTAAAGGCGTTAAATCTTTAATGTCGTTAGTGCCTGAAGATGCCACCACTATCGTTGGTGATAAGCGTGTGGTCGTTTCTGCAAGTGATTTACAACCAGGTGATATAATTGAAATAAAACCGGGTGACCGTTTACCTGCAGATGGCGCGCTATTAGCGTCTGGTATTAGCTTTGATGAAAGTGCATTAACGGGTGAATCAGTACCTGTAGAACATCAAGCAGAAGATATAGTCATGGCGGGCAGCTTAGCTGTTAACCGCGTCGCTCTGCTACGTGTTGTGTCTGAGTCGGGTAATAATGCGATTGACCGTATTCTACATTTGATTGAAGAAGCAGAAGAAAATAAAGCACCAATTGAACGATTCCTTGATGGTTTCAGCCGTTGGTATACGCCGGCAATGATGTTGTTAGCGTTAGCGGTTGTGGTTGTGCCACCGTTATTATTTGGTGGCGATTGGACTGAATGGGTTTATAAAGGCCTGACATTACTCTTGATTGCATGTCCTTGTGCATTGGTTATTTCAACGCCTGCAGCAGTGACATCGGCATTATCCGCTTCAAGTAAGCGTGGTGTATTAGTTAAAGGTGGCGCAGCGCTAGAGCAAATTGGTCGTATTCAACAAATAGCCTTTGATAAAACCGGAACCTTAACGCAAGGCGTGCCAGAGGTAACGAGTGTTGTTAGCTTCATTGATGATGAAAGCAAAGTATTACAGCTTGCTGCCAGTATTGAGCAAACTTCAAATCACCCATTAGCAACGGCAATTTTGACTCATGCAGAACGTCAATCAGTGCCTTTATTAACCGTGAGTAATGATCAAACACTAGCAGGCTTGGGTGTACAAGGTGAAGTGCAGCATGATGGTGAAACACAGTTAATTAAATTGCTGGCACCACACCACATGACGGCAAAGCTGGCTGAACTCACACATGTAAAAACAGCTATTGAAGATCTTGAAAATAAAGGAAACACGACCGTTGTTGTGCTGCAAGATGAGCAAGTGATCGGGTTAGTCGCATTGGCCGATAGTATTCGTGAAGATGCGCGACAAGCGATTGAAGAGTTGCAGCGATTAGGTATTAATACCGTGATGTTAACGGGTGATAATCGCCGAACTGCTAAAGTAATCGCTGATTCACTAGGCATGGAATATCGTGCTGAATTACTACCTGAAGACAAATCACGCATTGTTGGTGAACTTAGCCAAGACAAAGACACGGCCATGGTTGGTGATGGTATTAATGATGCGCCAGCAATGAAAAGTGCAAGTTTAGGTATTGCGATGGGTGGTGGTACTGATGTGGCGTTAGAGGCTGCAGATGTTGCCTTGATGCATAATCGCTTGGTGGAATTACCACAAATGGTGGAACTAGGTCAGGCTACACTTACCAATATTAAGCAAAACATAGGCTTGGCTGTTGGTCTTAAAGCGGTATTTTTGGTGACAACATTACTAGGGATGACGGGACTGTGGGTAGCTATTTTAGCTGATTCAGGTGCGACAGCTTTGGTAACAGCAAATGCATTAAGACTATTACGTAAATAA
- the rpmA gene encoding 50S ribosomal protein L27: MAHKKAGGSTNNGRDSESKRLGVKRFGGESVLAGNILVRQRGTKFHAGTNVGCGRDHTLFAKASGKVQFEVKGPQNRKFISIVAE, from the coding sequence ATGGCACATAAGAAAGCTGGTGGTAGTACCAACAACGGTCGTGATTCAGAAAGCAAACGTTTAGGTGTTAAACGTTTTGGTGGTGAATCAGTTCTTGCGGGTAACATTCTAGTTCGTCAACGTGGTACTAAATTCCACGCTGGTACAAACGTAGGTTGTGGTCGTGACCACACTCTATTCGCTAAAGCTAGCGGTAAAGTGCAGTTCGAAGTTAAAGGACCACAAAACCGTAAGTTCATTAGCATTGTAGCTGAATAA
- a CDS encoding NCS2 family permease, translated as MNTASKSTSESQNPSAFATLMEKLFKLKAHNTTIKTEVMAGLTTFVTMAYILFVNPDIMSIAGMDYQAVFVATALSAAIGCIFMGLYANWPVGLAPGMGLNAFFTFAVVKGMEYSWQVALGAVFISSIIFVIMSVTKLRGWIIDSIPHSLRYAMTAGVGLFLGIIGLKAAGIITASPATLVTLGNFHDPKVILGALSFLIIAILATRKVFGAVLIGIIAVTVISAVMGLVTLPEQAVSLPTGLSKTFMQMDVMGALDVSMVSIILAFLFVNMFDTAGTMIGVADKAGMYNKDGKIENLNKALTADSVASVAGAMIGCPPVTTYVESNAGIAEGGRTGLTAVVVGLLFLAAMFFAPIAQIVPSYATAGALIYVAFLMVGSLNKVNWDEFTDYVPAAITAIMMPLTYSIADGIILGFLSFAIIKHATGRSADVSLGMNVLAVVFIAKLAFI; from the coding sequence ATGAATACCGCAAGTAAGTCTACCTCTGAATCACAAAACCCGTCTGCTTTTGCCACTTTGATGGAAAAGTTGTTTAAGCTAAAAGCGCATAACACCACGATTAAAACAGAAGTAATGGCTGGTTTAACGACTTTCGTTACCATGGCTTATATCTTATTTGTTAACCCTGACATCATGTCTATTGCTGGTATGGATTATCAAGCAGTATTCGTTGCGACAGCACTGAGTGCGGCAATTGGTTGCATCTTTATGGGTCTTTACGCTAACTGGCCTGTTGGTTTAGCACCAGGTATGGGTTTGAATGCATTCTTCACTTTCGCAGTAGTGAAAGGTATGGAATATTCTTGGCAGGTTGCATTAGGCGCTGTATTCATTTCAAGTATCATATTCGTTATTATGAGTGTGACTAAATTACGCGGTTGGATCATCGATAGCATCCCACATAGCTTACGTTATGCTATGACGGCGGGTGTTGGTCTGTTCTTAGGTATTATCGGCTTAAAAGCAGCAGGCATCATTACTGCTAGCCCTGCAACGTTAGTAACGTTAGGTAATTTCCACGACCCGAAAGTAATTTTAGGTGCACTAAGCTTCCTTATTATTGCAATCTTAGCAACACGTAAAGTATTCGGGGCTGTACTTATTGGTATTATCGCGGTGACAGTAATCAGTGCTGTGATGGGTCTAGTTACCTTACCTGAGCAAGCTGTATCATTACCGACTGGCTTATCAAAAACATTCATGCAAATGGATGTAATGGGTGCGTTAGACGTATCTATGGTTAGTATTATCCTAGCATTCCTATTTGTGAACATGTTTGATACTGCGGGTACGATGATCGGCGTGGCTGATAAAGCTGGCATGTATAATAAAGACGGCAAAATTGAAAACCTAAATAAAGCCTTAACAGCGGATAGTGTTGCAAGTGTTGCTGGCGCGATGATTGGTTGCCCACCAGTAACTACATACGTTGAAAGTAATGCGGGTATTGCTGAAGGTGGCCGTACAGGTTTGACTGCGGTTGTGGTTGGTCTACTATTCTTAGCGGCGATGTTCTTTGCACCGATTGCTCAGATTGTACCAAGCTATGCAACAGCGGGCGCATTAATCTATGTTGCTTTCTTAATGGTTGGTAGCTTGAATAAAGTTAACTGGGATGAGTTCACAGACTACGTTCCTGCTGCCATCACTGCAATCATGATGCCGCTAACGTATTCAATTGCTGATGGTATTATCTTAGGCTTCCTATCATTTGCTATTATCAAGCATGCGACTGGTCGTTCTGCTGATGTATCATTAGGTATGAATGTACTTGCTGTTGTATTCATCGCGAAACTAGCATTCATCTAA
- the cgtA gene encoding Obg family GTPase CgtA, which produces MKFVDETRIKVEAGDGGSGCVSFRREKYVARGGPDGGDGGDGGHVYMIADENLNTLVDFRFVRFHKAERGENGRPKDQTGARGEDITLRVPVGTRVADDDTGEVIADLVMHGQRKMVAKAGFHGLGNTRFKSSVNRAPRQKTLGTPGEVRNLRLELMLLADVGLLGLPNAGKSTFIRAISAAKPKVANYPFTTLVPNLGVVSASPERSFVVADIPGLIEGASDGAGLGIRFLRHLERCRLMVHIVDLLPENMSDPAENAKVIVSELEKYSAKLAAKTCWLVFNKTDLVLDEEAEETIKAVVEAINWEGEVHTMSASSGVGTKDLVRAMMEQIEAMPRPKIEMPVEDDGDIGFLWDEYHKDQIANHAVIEDSDDDDDWDDWDEEDDGHVIYARD; this is translated from the coding sequence ATGAAATTTGTAGATGAAACCCGAATCAAAGTTGAAGCCGGTGATGGCGGCAGTGGTTGTGTAAGCTTCCGCCGTGAAAAATATGTTGCTCGTGGTGGCCCTGATGGTGGTGACGGCGGCGATGGTGGTCATGTATATATGATTGCAGATGAAAACTTAAATACGCTAGTCGATTTTCGTTTTGTCCGTTTCCATAAAGCGGAACGTGGTGAGAATGGTCGCCCTAAAGATCAAACTGGTGCGCGTGGTGAAGATATCACTTTACGTGTTCCTGTTGGTACGCGTGTAGCTGATGATGATACTGGCGAAGTTATTGCCGATCTAGTTATGCACGGTCAACGTAAAATGGTTGCTAAAGCTGGTTTCCACGGTTTAGGTAACACACGTTTTAAAAGTAGTGTAAACCGTGCTCCTCGTCAAAAGACATTGGGTACACCAGGTGAAGTGCGTAACTTACGTTTAGAACTTATGCTACTTGCGGATGTTGGTTTATTAGGTTTACCAAATGCGGGTAAGTCTACTTTCATTCGTGCAATCTCTGCTGCGAAACCTAAAGTTGCAAACTACCCGTTTACAACATTAGTACCTAACCTAGGTGTAGTAAGTGCAAGCCCTGAGCGTAGCTTCGTGGTCGCCGATATTCCTGGTCTTATTGAAGGTGCTTCTGATGGCGCTGGTCTAGGTATCCGCTTCCTACGTCACTTAGAACGTTGTCGTTTAATGGTTCACATTGTTGATCTATTACCTGAAAACATGAGTGATCCAGCTGAAAATGCAAAAGTTATTGTTAGCGAACTGGAAAAATACAGTGCTAAGCTAGCAGCTAAAACATGTTGGTTAGTGTTTAACAAAACCGATCTTGTATTAGATGAGGAAGCTGAAGAAACAATTAAAGCTGTTGTTGAAGCGATTAATTGGGAAGGCGAAGTTCATACCATGTCTGCTTCAAGTGGCGTTGGTACAAAAGATCTTGTTCGCGCGATGATGGAACAAATTGAAGCTATGCCACGTCCGAAGATCGAAATGCCTGTTGAAGATGATGGCGATATCGGTTTCTTATGGGATGAATACCATAAAGACCAAATTGCTAATCACGCAGTTATTGAAGATAGCGATGATGATGACGATTGGGATGATTGGGACGAAGAAGATGACGGTCACGTTATCTATGCTCGTGACTAA